TTGAATTAGTAGCAGAGCTTGGATATTGCTTCCTTCAATCAATCACTGTTCCAAAGCTACAATTTTGTGGAGAAATAAACATATATTTTACAATGCCGCTGGTTGTGAAGGCAGTAAGTTCGAGCAGGACGAACGAAATTAAGGGCACATATGGAAAGACGATAAAAACAAGGGGGAAAAGGATAACGGTTGGTCACCAACCAACAGTCCAAGAATGAGAAGATTCGTCGGTGAACCCCTACTTTCCCCTTTTCAATGGACTTTGCTGTCTCTTTCTTAGTCTTGAAACCAGCATCATATGGGATCCACACTCCCAATTTTCCCTTAAGCCAAGTGGAAATACCAACAGTGAAGAGTGGAATGCATGAATGAATGAGAGGCCGGTTTTTGGGGCAAAAGCAATCTCACTTTGTTAATCAACCATGCCGATTTTGAAAGCAGGGAGTAGGCCACCATGGGTTGGTCTAGGAGCTGCAGTTTGGGTTCAGATTGCAGTTGGAAATGGTTTCAACTTCACTCTCTATTCCACTTCTCTGAAATCTGTTATGGGTTTCAGTCAACAGCAGCTCACCATACTTGGAGTTGCTAATGATCTCGGGGAGAATTTTGGCCTTCTTCCCGGTGTCGTCTGCAATAAATTACCACCTTGGATTGTTCTATCCATTGGAGCTTGCGCTTGTTTCTTGGGTTATGGAGTTATCTGGCTTGTTGTGAGCGAGACTGTTGAGTCTCTGCCTTATTGGGTGGTGAGTTAACTTCTGCCCTTACTCATTTCAGGATATGGTTTTGCTTTTATTTACAATTTGTCTGGTGaatcccccctttttttattttttcaattctaattgGAACTCTAATGAGTAGAGGATTTTGATCtcgtttgttgttgttgtgcgAGTGTGATTGGTCTCTTCTGTTGCAGGCTATGATGTGTTTCTTGATAGAACTTCTGAAAATAAAATCTCAATTTTGAGCTCGATTAAAAGCTTCTGTACTTAAGTGGTTTGTAGTTGTTGCCTTTTAGCAGTTTCTGCACTTGCTTAAGTTGTTCAGTGACTtgtggattattttttttttgggtgaatagtaaatgcattaatagaaggttttgaaaaaccttttgtaagtgatccaagtgggaagataGGGTCTTGCtgtagatgaggatgtcatcacaGTAGACCACTAAAAACTTGCcgatgaatggttgaagcacctAATTCATTAttcctcatgaaggtgctaggtgcatttgacaagccaaaaggcatgactaaccatttgaagaggccatccttcattctgaaagctgtcttccactcatctccaggcctaacctGAATTTTGTGGTACCCGCTTTTGAGGTCAATCTTCCAAAAGATCgatgagttggccatcatatccaacatatcatcaagcctagggatagggaatcTATACTTGACAGCgctcttattgatggccctactatcagcACACATCCGTCAGGTGCCATTTTTCTTTGGcatgagcaaggcaggtaccGCACATGGGCTAAGGctctccctaatgaatcccttttgtAGCAATTCGTCCACTTGCCATTTGAGTTCGGCGtgctctttgggattcattcggtagtggggtaagttcgggagagaggatcctaGAACTAGGCCAATGGCATGTTGGATGTCACACATAGGTGGTAgctcatcaggtagttcctcagggaatagccTCTCAAATTTTCTCAACAAGGGTTGTACCTCTCTAGGAGTCTCAGTGAATTTTTTTGACATAACGGTATTACTCTatatggcaactagagcataaataaGCCCTGACTCTTGGCACTCTccctcaaattgttgttgatttaaattATTAAGTGTTTTGGAAGGGCATGTTTAGaggtacttcccttgtgttctggaaaccttacttccctaggggcactgggggtcattctaatctttttctctttgaattcaaagacataggtgttggacttcccataattggtgacatctCGTTCATATAACCAAGGTCTTACttaggatgatgtgggcaacatccatctctaggacatcacaccacactcgatcctcgtatcctgcaaagtgtaggggaattAGACACCTCAGAAtaacgggaatggtggactgatctacCTAGGCAAccttttaaggttttggatggGGCTCTGGTTTGAGGTCCATTCAAGCAATAGtgctcttggcgaccacattcatgcaactcccgttGTCTATGGCGACGCagcagttcttgccctgatgacatatGTAAGTGATAAAGATATTAGTTCGTCGCCAATCGTCGCTACTCTTAAGTTGGGAGACCATGCATCGCACAATACCTAGCTTAAGGTCACCAGCCTCTTCGGCATCCTCATCAAATATGGTCTCATCTAGCCTATGATCCTCATACTCATTGTCCTGAAAGCCTTCTTGGTCACCATCTTCAGGATCTTACGCTCCCACAAAAAGATTTCTGTTGGGGCATTCCCTAGAGAAGTGACTATACCCTTAACACTTGATGCACTGTTACTGACCACtcttcttgggtgcttctcccaaaattcctttttccctgttgtcaaattgatgttgtggtgcagcagggggttttgggaatccggTTGAACCTTGGAAGGGTTTCCTAAAGTGGGGCTTCCCAGCTTGAAAACTCTTCTTCTGAGAATAAATTCTCATGGAGGATTTTACTTTAAGGGCTACCTGGAAGGCCAGTGGAACATCTCGCACTAGGTGGGGTGTCATACGTGATTGgatttcggagttgagcccaGTAAAGAACCTGGagagtgtctgctcaacatcctcacAAAttcggcttctaattttcaattcattgaacttgctcatgtattcggtcacagtcaacttccCTTGCCTCAAGGTATTCATGTCATTTAACGATTGTAGCCTATAGGTGATAGGCAAGAATTCCCTTTTAAGCCTCTCCTGCATCTCTACCCATGttgtgattggctcaagtcttAGGCTGGTCTtttggtactctaggtctgtccagaagtcctggaCAGCTCCGATAAGCTTGAATTTACCGAATCTGGAGCGGACTTCCTCGGTTATATCATAAAACTCAAAGTACTGATCCATTTGCTTAATCTAGTCTAAAAGGATCCTAGCATCGATTtgaccatcataggtaggggcatctacttTAATCATTCTCCTGACATCATAGCCCCTATCGTACTCTCATCTCTATATTGAGTATGGTGCCTTAGACCAGGCTGTCGTCGACCCCTACCCTGACCTTTACCACACCCTGTGCCTAGGAAGTTATCCCTTATCCGGTCATATCCATCAATGTGGTTGTCATAATTCTCTATCTTAGGGCTAAGGGCTCTTATTCTAGGTAATTGTGGCCCTGGCGTCCGTCTGAGTTTAGGGCATTTGTCTCAAGGGCAGCAAACCTAGTGGTAATGGTCTGGAGATAAGCAGCATGTGCTTCCCAATCAGCCGCCTGTGCTTCTCGATCATCCCTACTGGCAGCTAACTCGATTTGGAGGTTTCTTAGGAATTCTTCATTTTGTTGAAGATCCCTCACCCATTACTCTGGCTGAATGGAGGTACTAGGAGGGTTAGACATGTcttggtatgctctaccactacgggGGGACATAAAGGAAGGGGGCAGCCAAGGTATGGTTGCCATGCTACACCTCAAGGActactcagaatctccaattgagatagGTAATTGGCTCTCTCGATCTTGAGGTCAAAGATGTCCCTCTCAGGATGTGCTTCTAGTGGGAATAGCATCTGATGCTATTTGGTCCCACCAAGCTAAGGAGGAAGAGGGTGTCTTCTAACCTAAGGTAACACTCTCTCAGTTTAGACTCAACTACGGAAAGGTTGTGATGAAGATTAGACCTCGACAGACAAGGCATATAGACAGAAAACAGCAGCACCCAATCATGTTAAAATCAATCAacaaccatgctctgataccaagatgatgtaggaggATACCTAGACAACCAGACTTCCTACAGGTATTGTACACGTGGACAAAGATAGGCTCACTAGGGCTTAGATTGGGACTGGGATTAAAGGGAGAACAGCACAACACATTAATAAGCATGCATGAATTAGAAGAcaaataaacaaagtagcagcAGTCAATGACTCAATACTAATCTAGAAGGAAAAGCACATAAACTACCTAGACTTCAAGTGGGGaatatggggaagggaacatggcagcataTTGTAGTTTAAGCACATGATCAATCCAAGAAACAAAAGAGTAAGCAACACGCATCTCCTTAATTCAGTCAACTAATGAGAAAACCAGCAGGGattcaataataaaataaaaatggctAGGCCTGAAAACAGTAGTAGCAGTCTAGGTTTCAGCAGCACAATGATGGggaaaaaaggggagaagaggggaaggggaagaaggaaaTAAGCTTACCTTACCTGCTGTCCAGATCtgaggagaaagggagaaacCAGGTCCACCAAGAAGGAGAAGTGCAGCTCCACATCAGTTGCTAGAGGCGGTGGAGTGAGAGGCAAGAAAGGGAaagacaagaagagagagaggcaagATAGAGAAACGAGAGAGAGGGAAtcgagagatagagagagacgTTAGCTTTGTGCTTCATTCattaattcattaaaaaaaagttgtGGCCAATGGTCTTACATAAGTAGTGagataattactaaaaaaaagaaaaggccaACTAGGAAAATAATCTCATAATAAAAGAAGTTTCCTAAAACAAATAGGAATATTATTTGGTTTCCTACTTATCTCAAAGGtctaaataaataagatactaGGAAATAAACTaactaaaataacaaatcaGCAATGGGGCCCACACAATCTTGGGCGATAGGAGAGAGGGAGAATCGACCAGCGATAGGGCAAGGCTGGACGattcctcccttcttccttcttcttccttccttcttctcttctagttTCCTTCCATGAAATCATCCTCCAGCCATAGTGAATGCGGATATGGCTGGTTCTTGCGTCGGCATCACTGGTACAcgtggatgtccccatcactcCCTCTGATCTATTTGAAGCTTTATGCTCATAATTGTTCCCCTATTTTGGATAGGCTTCATAAGAGGTTGGAATTATGGAAAAGGAAGATTCTCTCTTTTATGGGCCGACTTGGAACTTTTTAGATCAATTATGCAAGATTCTTATATTTACTGGCAGTTGCTTTCAATCATCCAGCTTTTACCATCTCTAAGATTGAATAAATCATGACTTCTTTCCATTGGAAAGGCCATgaaaacccaaatttttttcatctcatgagttgggaaaaaattttcctttcgaaggatgaggatatgcttgggcTTCGCAGGGTTAAGGCTGCTACTCTTGCAGGCATTATTAAGCATATCTGAAAATTTGCATATAAAAAGGGAAGTACTTGGATGGATCGGTTACTCTAGATACCGTCTAACCATAGTTCAAAATCTTGTTTCAGTAGACCATTTTGATCAGATCGAAAACTTgtgaaatttcgtcaaaatagtGCTTTTTTTGCCAAATTGTTTCGGTGCCGTTTCGGTGGATAAATGGTTATATTAGGCTCCGATGATATAGGGAAACCTTATTTTAGCCTATATAAACATATGTAAACCTTCATGCATACatacaaactcagccttatcacACAATGTGGTGGTTTGGATTTGCACCCTTAGTTGACAGTGTATGCCAAACCCTATTATATACCTTTTGTAATATTTCCTATTCTACACATTTGTTTTAGTACTAAAAGATAGAAAAGACaagtaaaacaagtaaattCTGCACGATTAATGAAGAAACATAATATTGATTAATTATTTATGAAATAGTACAAAGTACAAGCATCATAGACACCCAAATCTGTCTGCTAATACGAACTATGATGTGCTGGATCGAGCCAACTTAATGTAGATGATGtaagactagaatcacaagtaaTCATAatccaggcaggatctgaaaagCTGGGTTGGAATAGGAAAAAATTGAGAACTCACAAACGTAGCACAGATGGAGCTGAAGcttggagtagatgaaggtcctaTATGGGTCAACAAACCCTCAGAAGATGAGACAGCTCCAATGGTTGAATTGAGAGTTATGTTATCAACAGGAAAGAAGAAACTTTTGACCACTCTTCAGAAACTAGGGTTCTGGGCATCAGatgatcctcaaaattggaatgaAGATCATTTGTAACCTGTCTAGGTATCATTCAAAAGTTGAGCTTCAACTGCTGGTTGGTTTGGGAGATCTGGAGCTCGATCCAAGtttccaaaaccctaacaatGGCTGCAATCGATTCTGATCTCCTTGGCTGTATTTGACTGAACTTCAGGTCTTCAAATAATTCTCTGACACTCTCTCACAAAggctaaaacagaaaataaaaggggaaaagagaaattgatggaggggttgagaagggggaagaagaaggttaggttttgggcatctcacccctcaagtttaggcatctcacctaggcCTCTCACCGAACTGTATCCCACAACAAAACAGCATAAGGCATCTCAAAATAAGCTTCATTAACTTGTGAAATTGATTATGGTCTCACTTATATACACTAGGCACAACCTTATAAATtagaaacaaaccaaaaaaagaaactaacataaaatagaaactagtgaCTTCTAGTAACTAACTACTGACTTGTACTAAGAAACTAACATAAGAAATAGGGAAACATTCTAAAGGGCTAAATATGACTTTGGCTActtgttgaagaaaaaaataaataaataaaaagggccAAAAATACTGTTAATgggtactgttcacgtgaacagtaacaaattttttttccccgcAATCTCTATCTATTTTCTCTATTGCCACTTTCAGTTTGCATATCCTGGCTAACAACTTAATTTTATTCTGGTTTGGGCTTTATCTATGTGTGTCTTACAACAGTGTTAATATTATGGCAGATTTGGCTTGCTCTTTGTCTCGCCACTCATAGCAGTGCCTGGTTCAGCACGGCTGTGCTTGTAACTAACATGCGGAACTTCCCTCTCACAAGGGGCACTGTTGCTGGCATTCTCAAAGGCTATGGGGGAATATCTGCTGCAGTATACACCGAGATCTACACTACAGTAATGCAAAACTCTTCTTCAAAGCAATTGCTGTTCCTCACACTTGGTATTCCTCTTGTATGTTTTGCATTAATGTATTTTGTTAGGCCTTGTACGCCAGCAGCTGGAGAAGACTCTGCAGAACATGGCCACTTTCTTTTTGTCCAAGTTGCCAGTATTGTTCTTGGCATCTATCTTCTCACGACGACTATATTGATCGATGTACTCAACTTGAGTGCTCCCTTTACCTACATATTTGTTGTTATCATGGTTCTCCTTCTCGTGGCTCCATTTGCAATCCCTCTAAAGATGACACTCTACCCTGCTGACCGTAAGAAACCAGGTACACTTGGCCTACCTGTTGGTTATTCAGATCATCAGATTCCAAGTGAAGACAATTCAGACAGAACAGAGCCATTGTTGACTCCATCTTCATCAGCAACACAGCTTGGAAGTTTTCATGAAATTGATGATGCTTCCGACATTGATATACTTCTGGCTGAAGGTGAGGGAGCAGTGAAGGAAAAGAAGCGACCAAGGAGAGGGGATGATTTCAAGTTCCATGAAGCTATTGTGAAAGCGGATTTCTGGCTTCtctttttggtttatttttgtgGGGTTGGGTCTGGAATAACTGTTCTCAATAATCTGGCTCAGATTGGGATTTCACTAGGTGTGGATGATACAACAATTCTGCTGTCTCTCTTCAGTTTTTGCAATTTTATTGGCCGTCTTAGTGGAGGTGCTGTTTCTGAGTACTTTGTCAGGTTAGTATAATTTTCCCACTGGTATCCTATTTGTTGGgaagccctctctctctctctctctctctctcttggggaAAATAGCACATGAAGTTCAATTATGCACTAAACGCTGGACCATAGCCTAAAAATCACACGGACTGGAAACTGCTGATTTTGATCAATTAAGAGAAAGTAACTAATTGGACAATcagaattggaatttttttggtCATCTATTCCATATAAATTAATGATCTTTATACCCTGAGATCATATTTCTAAAACTTCTGATTGGATGACCCTTTCTTTTACAAGCATTGTCCAAAAGAAAGCAGTTTTGATGATGATTAGAATGATCTGATGGTGTCAATATCTCTTCTATGACCCATCAATGAGGTGATCTTTCATTTTTGCTGTCTGTGTTGGTGAAACCATATACTGTTGATTTGTGGCAGCGAAAGACCAGAGAGGACACTACACTATCGACCATATTTCCTTTTGATCCCAGATAAGTTTGTTCTGATGTGTGAGATTCTTTTCCTTGCAGATCAAAAGCATTCCCTCGGACAATTTGGATGACATGCACACAAGTAATCATGATCATTACATATCTTCTGTTTGCTTCAGCTCTCAGTGGTACCCTTTATGCAGCTACTGCTTTACTCGGGATCTGCTATGGAGCTCAGTTCTCTATCATGATTTCAACTGCCTCTGAGCTTTTCGGGTTGAAGCATTTTGGTGTAATTTACAATTTCATGGGGCTTGGTAATCCTCTCGGTGCATTCTTCTTCTCAGCTCTTCTTGCTGGTTATATATATGATGAAGAGGCCGCAAAACAGCATGGGTTGAATTTGCTCAAGAAGAGTGTTTCCTGCTTGGGTCCTGATTGTTTTAGGCTTACATTCTTCGTTCTAGCTGGTATCAGCAGTCTGGGCTCTATATTGAGCGTAATCCTCAGTATTAGAATTAAACCCGTTTATCAGATGCTATATGCTGGGGGTTCCTTCTGTCGCACTCAAGATTCGGGTCACTGAAAGCGAGTTCAGTTTTTTGATACatgaatataaataaaagataaagcGCTTCTATGGAGAACACTTTGACCTAGCTACTTCAGCTATTCCAGTCTATGCTTGCCTCCTTACATGCCCAAGAGAATTGGGAGTTCCATTTCTACTTGAAGATCTTGCAGTTTTGGGGATATGTGTAGAATGCTCAAGGAAAGATTCTTTCCTCCATTGTTGTAAATTGATGAGATCTTGCAGTTTTGGGGATATGTGTAGAATGCTCAAGGAAAGattctttcctttattgttgTAAATTGATGCATCTTCTTCATGCTAGTCCAGAAAAGATATTAATGGTATTGGAGGTTTCATGTATTAATGCTTGGAAtatcaatttttgtttcaagcCTTTCTTAAATCTCTCTTCATTGTAAACAGAAGGTTGCATCAATAGTTGATGCATTCAATCTAGTCTTAAACAATGATAGGTGTGGTAGGTACCATACTGTAAGGCTGGAGGGAGGTATTTTGCATATAAAATCTCTGTTTTAACTGCAAAACATGAACTTGAAGATATTTATATCAGAACTTCATTATatactattatttatttatcttctcTGCCTTGGTAAATTTGAATAGTGACATTGATTATTCCTGCAAACTTGTTTCTTCCGTATGGATTTATTTTAAGCCACAAATGTGCTTCCATTATGAATGGTGGGTGAATAGTGGTTGAGAAATTGGTTGGATTCacctataatatatatatatatatatatagatatatatattttgtttgtgtgtgtgtaatACCCTGTGACCTCCCAAAATCATTTTTCTTGGTATCTTTCTTCTGCATTCACAAGGATTGAAGCTGGTTGGATTGTGGCATTCTCTTTAATCATGCAAATGAACAGAGAAAATTAATGGGAACTCTTAAACATTGAGATCTACATGCCTACACATCTGTTAAGTCTTCTTTGATGAACAACTAATTAATGGGGAAAAGTATCTTGTCTGCTTGCATGTATCTACACCCGGACTCAGGCAGGTGCAAAAAGATGGCATTCCACTGCCCCTAGATGCCTTTGGGGAACCTCACATTGACCTGTATGCTAGCTTAGTGTTCGCTTGcccccttattattattattattaaatctCTTGCCCCTATTTAAtggagaaaataattttttttttaaataattaatataaaaaagaataaggtAAGTGTTGAGTGTGTTGGGACTCAGCAATCACTAGGTAGCCTCCACTAGGCAacaatggtttcaaaaatcagacCAGGATCGGATCGGTCCCGAGTCTTGACAGAATCGATACCAATCCACTGGTATgacaaagggtaaaaaagtagaaacaaatttcttttaaaaaaaaaaagaggggggagggtTTGAAATCTGTCCAATGCAAGACCAATTTGGACCGATAACAAACACCAATCCCAATTGGGTACCCAAGATTAGAAACCTTGCTAGCCACACAGAAGTTGCCACATCCACTTGTTAAAACCGGGATATAATtcattcctaaaaaaaaaaaaagtctttctGTGCCTTCACATCAGATTATTCATATCCAATCTACATTCGATGTGAGATCGATTGCTTTCGTGTGGAATCCTAATAGTAAAATTTAACAAACAACAACTTCTTAAAAAGTTGTCGGCAGCGGGGAAAATGCCAGAAATGCTAATTTGCATCTATTGATAGAATCATTTGAGTAGCTGAATTTCTTACTCCGACCTCATCAAAAGAAACCAACGGTCGTTCTGAATTTCTTAGTAAGAGAATATGTGAAGATTTAAAACCAATCGGGGAATAGCTAGATTCATTACTAAACTCTTCAAATAACATGGTTTTACACACTTGCCTACTATAATCATTTCCATCACAAACTAAACTCTTCATGCTTTCTTTCTAACACAgcaacaaaaaagaagagagggggaAGGTGGGGAGGTAGGGAGGTGGGGAGGTAGGGAGGTGGGGCTaagaaggaaaatggaaaataatgaaGCAAAGCGGACATTTTCAAGACAAAAGCAGACCCTATATGGAAGGTAAAGTGGGTTTCTTCATGGCCCTCATcattacaaaagaaaagaattctGTAAGAAACTAAGGAAAAAACTCTGGTGGAAGAACTGAAAAACCATCTCTCACCAATTTAAGAAGACTGATTAAGAACTTCATGTTGGT
This genomic stretch from Macadamia integrifolia cultivar HAES 741 chromosome 2, SCU_Mint_v3, whole genome shotgun sequence harbors:
- the LOC122091920 gene encoding protein NUCLEAR FUSION DEFECTIVE 4 produces the protein MPILKAGSRPPWVGLGAAVWVQIAVGNGFNFTLYSTSLKSVMGFSQQQLTILGVANDLGENFGLLPGVVCNKLPPWIVLSIGACACFLGYGVIWLVVSETVESLPYWVIWLALCLATHSSAWFSTAVLVTNMRNFPLTRGTVAGILKGYGGISAAVYTEIYTTVMQNSSSKQLLFLTLGIPLVCFALMYFVRPCTPAAGEDSAEHGHFLFVQVASIVLGIYLLTTTILIDVLNLSAPFTYIFVVIMVLLLVAPFAIPLKMTLYPADRKKPGTLGLPVGYSDHQIPSEDNSDRTEPLLTPSSSATQLGSFHEIDDASDIDILLAEGEGAVKEKKRPRRGDDFKFHEAIVKADFWLLFLVYFCGVGSGITVLNNLAQIGISLGVDDTTILLSLFSFCNFIGRLSGGAVSEYFVRSKAFPRTIWMTCTQVIMIITYLLFASALSGTLYAATALLGICYGAQFSIMISTASELFGLKHFGVIYNFMGLGNPLGAFFFSALLAGYIYDEEAAKQHGLNLLKKSVSCLGPDCFRLTFFVLAGISSLGSILSVILSIRIKPVYQMLYAGGSFCRTQDSGH